A portion of the Calothrix sp. 336/3 genome contains these proteins:
- a CDS encoding DUF1257 domain-containing protein, protein MSHFSTLRTKITDAEILKSSLRDLGITVKTEADVRGYNGQRVRSDIVAVLDGEYDLGWSRNSDGSFDLIADLWGVAKKHNQTELINSINQKYAVNKTLAEVKQRGLQNANVKLVLQ, encoded by the coding sequence ATGTCTCATTTTAGCACTCTGCGCACTAAAATCACCGATGCAGAAATCCTCAAATCTTCTCTGCGTGACTTGGGCATCACTGTAAAGACTGAAGCTGATGTTCGTGGTTACAATGGTCAACGTGTTCGCTCTGACATCGTTGCAGTTTTGGATGGCGAATACGATTTAGGTTGGTCTCGCAATAGCGATGGTTCTTTTGACCTGATCGCAGACCTGTGGGGCGTTGCTAAAAAGCATAATCAAACCGAGCTGATCAACTCCATTAACCAGAAGTACGCTGTTAACAAAACTCTGGCTGAAGTTAAACAACGCGGTCTGCAAAACGCTAACGTGAAGTTGGTATTGCAATAG
- a CDS encoding O-linked N-acetylglucosamine transferase, SPINDLY family protein has translation MTQISSLRYTDNLHQQAYQSLLKNDFQQAISLYEQAIEIEPELKSSYWYLGVLLLLQGQETEAQSTWLMAMLDIEENEIEKNTQELAEILQAEANRQNTFDNYHQAHLLRQHLQEIQPRNIDNLLYLIQLEVKLATFTNETIENSQIINLLQKSSKLEFTTDLLQTVLQNILETVPLFPKSIELAQASIPHLEPQKLLSLLLRTSVTVAYSMQAPTPGAKYAELCLKIAPNHPEILRHLAACYQNSGEHLRGIEIAKQYYALMTTLVDKVQASSLVIRGFMHAGGYWEEANLAFQHQEELFTQLIAEQPILDGIPHMCRLLTGTYFFPYWRDAAATNRKLQNQVAHLFQSSLEIGRQELQAKYQSQLTAKKAHGNQVKKLKIGYLSAYLKRHSVGWLARWLLEHHNRDRFELYGYFLSYKDTQHPLQEWYVNQVDKAHKLGTNSGEIAECIYADDIDILVDLDSITLDISCEVLALKPAPIQVSWLGWDASGIPTVDYYIADPYVLPDTAQSYYAEKIWRLPETYIAVDGFEVGIPNLRREDLDIPPEAIVYLSAQGNCKRHPDTINLQMQILKAVPHSYFLIKGFAEEEAVKQFFIQMAEAEGISAERLRFLPDVALESVHRANLTIADVVLDTYPYNGATTTLETLWMGVPLVTKVGEQFAARNSYTMMMNAGICEGIAWNDSEYIDWGVRLGQDAALRQKITWQLYQSRRTAPLWNGAKFTQQMEEAFEQMWQKYHNQWKKLLSKCGKNTTTNKKPSFS, from the coding sequence ATGACTCAAATCTCCTCTCTTCGTTATACTGATAATCTTCATCAGCAAGCCTACCAATCTTTACTCAAAAATGATTTCCAACAAGCCATTAGTCTCTATGAACAGGCAATAGAAATTGAACCAGAACTTAAATCTTCCTACTGGTATTTAGGGGTTTTATTACTATTGCAAGGACAAGAAACAGAAGCACAATCAACTTGGTTGATGGCAATGTTGGATATAGAAGAGAATGAAATTGAAAAAAATACACAAGAGTTAGCAGAGATTTTACAAGCAGAAGCAAATCGGCAAAATACATTTGACAATTATCATCAAGCTCACTTACTGCGCCAACATTTGCAAGAGATACAGCCGAGAAATATTGACAATCTCCTATATTTAATTCAGCTAGAAGTTAAATTAGCAACTTTCACAAATGAAACTATAGAAAATTCACAAATTATCAATCTATTACAAAAATCTTCCAAATTAGAATTTACTACAGATTTATTACAAACAGTTTTACAAAATATTTTAGAAACAGTTCCTTTATTTCCAAAATCTATAGAATTAGCCCAAGCTTCTATTCCCCATCTCGAACCGCAAAAATTACTATCCTTACTTCTGCGTACCTCTGTTACAGTGGCATATTCTATGCAAGCACCCACTCCAGGAGCGAAATATGCCGAATTATGCTTAAAAATTGCCCCCAATCACCCAGAGATTTTGCGTCATTTGGCAGCTTGTTATCAAAATTCTGGTGAGCATTTACGGGGTATCGAAATTGCCAAGCAGTATTACGCACTAATGACAACTCTCGTTGATAAAGTTCAAGCAAGTTCATTGGTGATTCGCGGTTTTATGCACGCTGGAGGTTATTGGGAAGAGGCAAATCTGGCATTTCAGCATCAGGAAGAGTTATTTACCCAGCTCATTGCAGAGCAACCGATATTAGATGGGATACCCCATATGTGTCGTCTGTTGACTGGAACCTATTTTTTCCCCTATTGGCGAGATGCTGCCGCAACTAATAGAAAGTTACAGAATCAAGTTGCCCATTTATTCCAATCTAGTTTAGAAATCGGTAGACAGGAGCTACAAGCTAAATACCAATCTCAATTAACAGCAAAAAAAGCTCATGGCAACCAAGTTAAAAAATTAAAAATAGGATATTTATCTGCCTATTTAAAAAGACATTCTGTCGGTTGGTTAGCTCGATGGTTATTAGAGCATCATAACCGCGATCGCTTTGAACTTTACGGGTACTTTCTCAGTTATAAGGATACTCAACACCCCTTACAAGAATGGTATGTAAATCAAGTCGATAAAGCTCACAAATTAGGTACTAATTCTGGCGAGATTGCTGAGTGTATCTACGCAGATGACATCGATATTCTCGTTGACCTAGATAGTATTACCTTAGATATTAGTTGTGAAGTTTTAGCCCTCAAACCAGCCCCAATCCAAGTCTCTTGGTTAGGTTGGGATGCTTCCGGAATACCGACAGTTGATTACTACATTGCTGACCCCTACGTACTACCGGATACAGCACAGAGCTACTACGCAGAAAAAATTTGGCGCTTACCAGAAACCTACATCGCTGTTGACGGCTTTGAAGTCGGTATACCCAATTTACGCAGAGAGGATTTAGACATTCCTCCTGAGGCTATAGTTTATCTCAGTGCCCAAGGTAACTGCAAACGTCACCCAGACACAATCAACTTACAAATGCAAATTCTCAAAGCTGTGCCCCATAGCTACTTTCTCATCAAAGGATTTGCCGAAGAAGAAGCAGTCAAACAGTTCTTTATCCAAATGGCAGAAGCAGAGGGAATCAGTGCAGAACGTTTACGATTTTTACCAGATGTCGCTTTAGAGTCAGTACATCGTGCCAATTTGACCATTGCCGATGTCGTACTTGATACCTACCCCTACAACGGTGCTACCACCACTCTAGAAACTCTCTGGATGGGTGTTCCCCTAGTTACAAAAGTTGGCGAACAATTCGCAGCTCGTAATAGTTATACCATGATGATGAATGCAGGCATTTGCGAAGGTATTGCCTGGAATGATAGTGAATATATTGATTGGGGTGTGCGTTTAGGACAAGATGCAGCTTTAAGACAAAAAATCACTTGGCAATTATATCAATCTCGTCGTACTGCTCCCCTATGGAATGGTGCCAAGTTTACTCAACAAATGGAAGAAGCTTTTGAGCAAATGTGGCAAAAATACCACAACCAATGGAAGAAGCTTTTGAGCAAATGTGGCAAAAATACCACAACCAATAAAAAACCCAGCTTCTCATAA
- a CDS encoding type IV pilin-like G/H family protein: protein MLKPELQAKFLQHLNGKKKGEEGFTLIELLVVVIIIGVLAAIALPSLLSQISKARQSEAKQNVGAINRAQQAYYLENSNQFTTRLAELGIGVKTASDNYIYDASTTDANNVVTHKARTKVAKLKSYAGVVYTSSQAVNNINESITLVTLCEANDPAATGNANGQTIGDGTVNGTCPTTVGMNTVK from the coding sequence ATGTTAAAGCCAGAACTACAAGCTAAGTTTTTACAACACTTAAACGGCAAAAAGAAAGGTGAAGAAGGTTTCACCCTGATTGAATTGTTGGTGGTAGTAATTATTATCGGTGTACTCGCTGCGATCGCTCTGCCATCCTTGCTCAGTCAAATCAGCAAAGCTAGACAATCCGAAGCAAAACAAAACGTTGGTGCTATCAACCGCGCTCAACAAGCATACTATCTAGAAAACAGTAACCAGTTCACTACTAGATTGGCTGAATTAGGAATTGGGGTTAAAACTGCTAGTGATAACTACATATATGATGCTAGTACAACTGATGCGAATAACGTAGTCACCCACAAAGCTAGAACAAAAGTTGCTAAACTCAAATCCTATGCTGGTGTTGTATATACTTCTAGCCAAGCAGTTAACAACATCAACGAATCTATTACCTTAGTTACACTATGTGAAGCCAATGACCCCGCAGCTACAGGTAATGCTAACGGTCAAACCATTGGTGATGGTACTGTTAACGGTACCTGTCCTACTACTGTTGGTATGAATACCGTCAAATAG
- a CDS encoding SGNH/GDSL hydrolase family protein has translation MRKEFIAAGFVLFSFMLPQQASAANFTGFYVFGDSLSDTGNISKLSGSQFPPNPPQGIQPPYFQGRFSNNKNWVDYVGEELNLTPSLIVDVLAGQALPTQGINFAIGGSSSGLNNIFVPNEARLPGVLGQVATFTNTFQVDPNALYAVWGGGNDYLFGGETDTTNTVNNLATSVSLLAQKGAKNIVVFNLPNLGDSPIGSLTNNSKGLNLLTAQHNNNLATALGGISAINPNLNLISIDINSGFKQIQNNPSQFKLTNTQTPCLQGTDESIRAGVFTLCSNPEEFLFFDAVHPTTVGHNLIARGVLSAIHPKAVSEPTTAWGLLGLGMAMGTAGVIKRKHKVSSLQKV, from the coding sequence ATGAGAAAAGAATTTATCGCCGCAGGTTTCGTTCTCTTTTCTTTCATGTTGCCCCAGCAAGCATCTGCTGCTAATTTTACTGGTTTTTACGTCTTTGGCGATAGTCTTTCTGACACCGGAAATATCTCGAAGTTATCTGGTTCACAATTTCCACCAAATCCACCCCAAGGAATTCAACCACCCTATTTTCAAGGCAGATTTTCTAATAACAAAAATTGGGTAGATTATGTCGGGGAAGAGTTAAATTTAACTCCTTCACTAATAGTTGATGTCCTCGCAGGTCAAGCATTACCAACCCAAGGTATCAATTTTGCCATTGGTGGTTCAAGTTCTGGATTGAATAATATATTTGTCCCCAATGAAGCCAGGTTACCCGGTGTTTTAGGACAAGTTGCTACCTTCACAAATACTTTCCAAGTAGACCCCAATGCATTATATGCCGTCTGGGGCGGTGGTAACGACTATCTTTTTGGTGGTGAAACAGACACAACTAATACAGTTAATAATTTAGCCACATCCGTTAGTTTGTTGGCTCAAAAAGGGGCAAAGAATATCGTTGTTTTCAACTTACCCAACTTAGGTGATTCTCCCATCGGAAGTTTAACTAATAACTCCAAAGGGCTAAACCTATTGACTGCCCAACATAATAACAATTTAGCCACAGCTTTAGGAGGAATCTCCGCAATTAATCCTAATTTGAACCTGATTTCTATAGATATTAACTCTGGATTTAAACAAATCCAAAATAATCCATCTCAATTCAAGCTCACAAATACGCAAACACCCTGTTTACAAGGTACTGATGAGAGTATTCGAGCTGGTGTATTCACATTATGTAGTAACCCAGAGGAATTTCTCTTCTTCGATGCGGTTCACCCCACCACCGTTGGACATAATCTGATAGCGAGAGGTGTACTATCTGCAATCCATCCCAAAGCGGTATCAGAACCCACAACTGCATGGGGTTTATTGGGATTAGGTATGGCAATGGGTACAGCTGGTGTAATTAAGCGCAAACACAAAGTCAGTTCTTTGCAGAAAGTTTAG
- a CDS encoding lipid-A-disaccharide synthase-related protein: MSDFSPYLQSAKTDTANSRLQLLVLSNGHGEDAIATRILRELQEQPDAPDIYALPIVGEGHAYENLQIPVIGSVRTMPSGGFIYMDGQQFMRDVRGGLLQLTWKQIQAVRRWVQTRKKQSQQCAVLAVGDIVPLLFAWMSGANYAFLGTAKSEYYVRDEVGILKRKSSGAKWENFSGSVYHPWERWLMSRRRCQAVFPRDSLTTQILQKFRIPAYDLGNPMMDNLTPSFASARFYSSNQEQQELARPMVVTILPGSRPPEAYANWKQIMIGISALMAVFNEPDFSGHTSRSIVFLGAIAPGLHLESLIQVLESQGWRATVDTPVSLPDPEVLTFKQKNAYFLLSQNAYNDCLHLGDFAIAMAGTATEQFVGLGKPAITIPGTGPQFTPVFAEAQSRLLGRSVILVNQPQEVGMIARSLFSHPDELHLISENGTQRMGKPGAAKRIAQYMMEKLQ, from the coding sequence ATGAGTGACTTCTCTCCCTATCTCCAATCGGCAAAAACAGATACAGCTAACTCGCGGTTACAACTTCTGGTATTAAGTAATGGACATGGTGAAGACGCGATCGCCACTCGGATTTTACGAGAACTTCAGGAACAACCAGATGCACCAGATATCTATGCATTACCCATAGTTGGAGAGGGACACGCGTATGAAAATTTACAAATACCTGTGATTGGTTCCGTGCGTACTATGCCTTCTGGTGGTTTTATATACATGGATGGACAGCAATTCATGCGAGATGTGCGAGGGGGATTATTACAATTAACCTGGAAGCAAATCCAAGCAGTACGTCGTTGGGTACAAACTCGGAAAAAACAAAGTCAGCAATGTGCAGTTTTAGCAGTTGGTGATATTGTTCCTCTACTGTTTGCTTGGATGAGTGGAGCAAATTATGCTTTTTTGGGGACGGCAAAATCAGAATATTATGTTCGTGATGAGGTGGGAATCCTAAAGCGCAAATCCTCCGGTGCAAAGTGGGAAAATTTCTCTGGTTCTGTTTATCATCCTTGGGAGCGCTGGTTAATGAGTCGTCGTCGTTGCCAAGCAGTATTTCCCAGAGATTCCCTGACAACGCAGATATTACAAAAATTTCGGATTCCTGCCTATGATTTGGGTAATCCGATGATGGATAATTTAACACCCAGTTTTGCCTCTGCCAGATTTTACAGCAGTAATCAAGAACAGCAGGAACTGGCTAGACCAATGGTTGTGACAATTTTACCTGGTTCTCGTCCTCCAGAAGCCTATGCCAACTGGAAACAAATCATGATCGGGATTTCTGCACTCATGGCAGTATTTAACGAACCAGATTTTAGTGGACACACCTCACGTTCAATTGTATTTTTAGGAGCGATCGCCCCTGGGTTACACCTAGAAAGTCTCATCCAAGTATTAGAATCCCAAGGATGGAGAGCAACTGTCGATACACCAGTCTCTTTACCCGACCCAGAAGTATTGACATTTAAGCAGAAAAATGCATATTTTCTTCTGAGCCAAAATGCCTACAATGACTGTTTACATCTAGGTGATTTTGCTATTGCCATGGCAGGAACCGCTACGGAACAGTTTGTCGGTTTAGGCAAACCAGCGATTACCATACCCGGTACAGGACCCCAGTTTACCCCAGTATTTGCCGAAGCTCAAAGTCGCTTGCTCGGACGTTCGGTAATTCTAGTTAACCAACCCCAGGAAGTCGGAATGATTGCGCGATCGCTATTCTCCCACCCTGATGAACTACATCTGATCAGCGAAAACGGTACTCAACGTATGGGAAAACCTGGTGCAGCCAAGAGAATCGCCCAATACATGATGGAGAAATTGCAGTAA
- a CDS encoding DUF427 domain-containing protein → MTKATWNGAVLAESNETVVVEGNHYFPPSSINQEYFKPSNTHTTCPWKGVASYYSLEVAGQTNQDAAWYYPTTKEKAKQIEGYIAFWRGVKVEVV, encoded by the coding sequence ATGACAAAAGCTACTTGGAACGGTGCTGTTTTAGCCGAAAGTAACGAAACTGTAGTCGTTGAGGGTAATCATTATTTCCCCCCTAGCTCTATCAACCAGGAGTATTTTAAACCCAGTAACACCCATACAACCTGTCCCTGGAAAGGTGTTGCTAGTTACTACAGTCTGGAAGTCGCAGGTCAAACAAATCAGGATGCGGCTTGGTATTATCCTACTACTAAGGAAAAAGCTAAGCAAATCGAAGGTTATATTGCTTTTTGGCGCGGTGTCAAAGTTGAAGTTGTCTAA